Part of the Labrenzia sp. PHM005 genome is shown below.
GGCGGTCCGGCCATGACCCGGGCGGCGGCAAAGAACCACGCTTATGTGACCGTCGTTACGGACCCTGCCGACTATACGTCTGTGATAGAAGCGCTCGACGCCAACGATGGAAAATCACCAATTGCTCTTCGCAAAAAACTGGCCTTGAAAGCCTTTGCCCGCACGGCCGCATATGATGCGGCTGTTTCCAACTGGATGGCGGATCAATTGGAAGAAGCTACCCCGGCTCACCGCGCGGTTGGTGGTGCGCTTTCGGAAGTCATGCGTTACGGCGAAAACCCGCACCAGACAGCTGGATTCTACAAGACCGGCGAAAAGCGCCCGGGCGTTGCCACCGCAACTCAGCTTCAAGGCAAGACGCTCTCCTACAACAACATCAACGACACGGATGCTGCCTTCGAACTGGTCAGCGAGTTTGACCCGTCCCGCACAAGCGCTGTTGCCATCATCAAGCACGCAAATCCTTGCGGTGTAGCCGAAGGCTCCAGCCTCAAAGATGCTTACGAAAAAGCCTTGCGCTGCGATCCAGTTTCAGCTTTTGGCGGTATCGTTGCTTTGAACCAGACCCTTGATGCGGCGGCAGCGGAAGAAATCGTCAAGGTTTTCACCGAGGTCATTATTGCGCCGGACGCCGATGAAGCGGCCCGCGAAATCATTGCAGCCAAGAAAAATCTGCGGCTGCTGACGACTGGCGGCCTCGCCGATGCCCGGGCCGAGGGGCTGTTTGTGAAGTCCGTTGCAGGTGGTTTGTTGGTTCAGTCCCGGGACAACGGTGTGGTCGATGACTTGGATCTTAAAGTCGTGACCAAACGCGCGCCGAGCGATCAGGAAATGCAGGACCTGAAGTTTGCATTCCGGGTGGCCAAACATGTGAAATCGAATGCCATCGTTTATGTCAAGGACGGAGCGACGGTCGGGGTCGGTGCCGGTCAAATGAGCCGGGTGGATTCTGCCCGTATTGCTGCGCGTAAGGCGCTGGACGCCACAGAAGCCGCGGGGCTTTCCGAGCCGCTCACAAAGGGCTGTGTTGTGGCATCCGACGCCTTCTTCCCCTTTGCTGATGGCCTGCTTTCTGCGGCAGAGGCGGGCGCCACGGCTGTCATTCAGCCAGGCGGTTCCATGCGTGATGAAGACGTCATCAAGGCGGCCGATGAGGCCGGCCTTGCCATGGTCATGACCGGGATGCGTCATTTCCGGCATTAAGTTTGGAAATATTGCAGCTTTTACTATTGGGACAAACTGCATTTCTTTGTGGGTGCAAATATTCCGTAGGCCTTTGAATATCTTGTTAATCTCCGGTGGCTAACTTGACCAAAACAGCGGCAGATCACTTCTGCCGTTGTGATTCGGTTGGTCAGCGGAGAATAGCCGTGTTTAAGAACGCAAAGGTCACAACAAAACTTGTTGGTGTGAGTGTCGCCACCCTTGCTGTCGCTCTGGTTGGGGGCATCGGCGTCATCGGCTGGCAAGCCTCTGAAATGACGCATTCCCTGGCGGTTGCGCAGGCTGATGCGGTTGCCGAAGATCAGGCTCAGCTTGTCCAGCGTACGATGGAAAACGGGCTGGTGACCGCCCAGTCTCTGGCGGCAGCTCTTACAGGCCTCAAAAGCACCGGCAATCAAGATCGCGCGCAGTGGATGGCGATCGTTGAAGAGACACTTCATAAAAACGTCGACTTCTCAGGCACCTGGGGCGCAATTCCCCATGATGGCCTCGACGGCAAGGACACCGAGTTTGTCAAAGCAGACAAGCACGACGACAGCGGCATGTGGCGGCCGTATTTTTTCCGCCTGGCCGATGGCAAACTGGGCTACCGCCCGATGGGCGATCTGGAGATGGACCAGCCCGGCAAGAGCCTTTGGTTCAACGTTCCCTACAAGTCCGGCAAAGACTACGTAACCGAGCCCTACAGCTGGGAAGCCGATGGCAAAACGGTTACAGGTGTTTCCTTCGGTATTCCAGTCAAAGAAGGTTCCAAGGTCATTGGTGTTGCCGGCGGCGATATCATGCTGACGCCTCTGTCCGACGCTCTTGGTGAACAAAAGCCACTTGGAACCGGGTCCGTACATCTTCTGTCCCAGAACGGGGCCTGGATTGCACATCCGGATGCGGCAGTTCTTGGAAAAGAATGGGCCGAAGGCCGGTCCGAGATGGATCTTGCCGTTCAAGATCAATTGCTGGCTGCAATTAACAAGGGGGAAGCTTTCTCCTATCACGGCTATTCAAACACGCTTGGCGCAGATGTACTGCGCATCGTGAAGCCGGTCAGCATTGGCCGGACTGACGCCAAACTGGCGGTCGTGGTCAATGTTCCTGAAGCAACCCTCTACGCCGCCCGTGCTCAGATCATCACAATGATCGCCGGTGTTGGCCTCGTTCTGCTGCTGGTGGTTGCTGCCTCAATCTATATTGTAGGCACCAACATAGTCCGCCGGCCGCTGGAGCGTGCTGTCGGTAGCATCCAAGCTTTGATTGACCGTCGCTACGAAGAGCCAATTCACGACACCGATCGCAATGACGAAATCGGCGAAATCAGCCAGGCCCTGGAAGTTTTCCGTGACAAGGCGCAACAGGCGGAAGCCTTGGCCGCCAAACAGGAAGAAACCCAACGCCAGCAATTGGCACGTGCTCAAAAAATCAGCGAAATCTCGCAAGACTTCGACCGCCAGATCACCGAACTGACGGGCACCGTTATGTCTCAGGTCGAAGATTTGAATGGTGCGTCTGTGACACTTACCGCTGGTGCTGATGATACCAGTGAGAAGAGCACCACCGTTGCGGCCGCCTCCGAGGAAGCCTCCTCGAACGTTGAAACGGTTGCATCCGCTGCTGAGGAACTGATGGCATCGGTCGGCGAAATCTCCCGGCAGATGACACAGTCGACTGAAATCGCTGCTCACGCGGTTGAGCAGGCGCAAACGACCAACTCCAAGATCGAAGGTCTCGCCGAAGCGGCTCAGCGGATTAGCGAAGTCGTTAAACTGATCACAGACATTGCTGAACAGACCAACCTTCTGGCACTGAACGCTACCATCGAAGCAGCCCGGGCAGGAGAAGCGGGCAAAGGCTTTGCGGTGGTTGCTGCCGAAGTCAAGGAACTGGCGAACCAGACGGCGAAAGCGACGGAAGAAATCTCCACACAGATCCAGTCTGTTCAGTCTGAAACCGCGGGTTCGGTCGATGCCATCAAGGGTATTTCGGAAACCATCGAGAAGATGAACGACATTTCTTCGTCCATTCAATCTTCTGTTGAGCAGCAAGGCATGGCGACTGAAGAAATCGCCCGCAACATCCAGGAAGCTTCTAACGGCACTCAGGAAGTTGCGCAGAATATCGTCAAGGTCGCAGCGTCAGCCGATGACACCGGCAATGCGGCGCGTCAGGTCAGCCAATCGGCCAATGTTCTGCAAAGTGAGGCTGTCCGGCTGAAACAGGAAGTCGACAGCTTCCTACAGAACGTGCGCGACGTCGCTTGATCGAAGATTATCAATGAAATGAAAGAACGCGCCGCCTTAATGGATGGCGCGTTTTTCTTTGACTAATAGCAGCAGGGCCAAACCGGCAGCAAAAAACACCAGGATGACCGACATTCCGGCCGGTTGACTGTTTGTTGCGGCAGTCACCAGCGCCACGGCCAGCGGTGCTAGAAAACTCGTAACCTTTCCGGACAACGCCAGTAGGCCGAAGTATTGGGTGATTTGTTCCTTTGGTGCGAGCTGGATCAAAAGACTGCGGCAAGAGGCCTGCAAAGGGCCAGACGCCGCACCTATGATCCCACCAAGCGTGATGAAAATCTGTTCCGGCAAGGATGCAAACAATCCGCCGTCCGGTGCGGCCGCGGTTTTGATGACAAAAAAGACCGTTGTCTTATCGACTGAGATCATGCCCAGACCGCAGATCATCAAAACGATCAACGAGAAAGCGATGACCAGTTTAGGTCCAAATCGGTCGTCCAGTTTACCGCTCAAGATTAGGCCAAGTGTTCCGGTGATTGTCAGGATGATGCCAAAGGATCCAATTTGTAGGGAGCCCCAGCCGAGTTGGCCGGCGGCATAAATTCCGCCAAAGGCAAACAGCGCAACCAGACCGTCCTTGAACACCATATTGGCCAGTAGAAACAGAAAGACGTTTCGCTGTGCCCGCGCGTGCTTGAGGCTTTCGATTAAGTCTGCAAGACCCTTCTGGATGGCAGGTCCCAATTTCTGCCGGTGATTGCTGTCCGGAACGAACAAAAACAGTGGCAGCACAAAAATCACGTACCAAATGGCCGAAAAAGGCCCGGAAGCCTGATCGCCTTCACTGGTCGTAGGATCGAGCCCAAAGAGTGGAACAAAACCCAACAATGTCTTGCCGCTGTCAGGGCTGGCCGCCAGGAAACCAAGCACAATCACCAGGGAGACAAGGCCGCTGGCATAACCGAGCGCCCAGCCGAAACTGGACAAGCGGCCGATATGTGTTGGCGGGACAAGTTGCGGCATCATGGCATTGTTGAAAACTGTGGCGATCTCGATCGACAAGGTTCCGAGCGCAAAGGCACAGAGCGCGATCACAACGCCGTTTGGGTTGCCGGGAGCCGCATACCAGAACGCCCAGCAGCACAGAACAAAGGGGACCGAAAAGCAAAATATCCAGAGTTTGCGGCGGCCTGTCGCGTCGGCGATTGAACCGAGGATTGGCGCGAGAAGAGCAATTCCGAGCCCTGCTGCCGCGGTCGCGTAGCCCCAAAGACTTTGGCCTTGTTCAGGCGTATCCGCCAACACAGAAGCGAAATAAGGCGCGAAGACAAATGTCGTGATCAGAGTGAAGAATGGCTGCGCGGCCCAATCGAAGAGACCCCAAGAGACCACTGCCCGCCGATCCGGTCTTTCAATGTCAGTTTCAGAAGCGGCAGTCATTTAGGATCAGATCTCCAAACTGTGTTTTTAATAAGAATGGCCGGCAACGGAACTGC
Proteins encoded:
- the purH gene encoding bifunctional phosphoribosylaminoimidazolecarboxamide formyltransferase/IMP cyclohydrolase, whose amino-acid sequence is MAIVSKAVPVPEYVPVKRALLSVFDKTGLVDFAKALADRGVELVSTGGSYKALKDAGLAVLDISEVTNFPEIMDGRVKTLHPNVHGGLLSIRDDEDHQKAMADHGITGIDLFCGNLYPFEEVVASGADYATGIENIDIGGPAMTRAAAKNHAYVTVVTDPADYTSVIEALDANDGKSPIALRKKLALKAFARTAAYDAAVSNWMADQLEEATPAHRAVGGALSEVMRYGENPHQTAGFYKTGEKRPGVATATQLQGKTLSYNNINDTDAAFELVSEFDPSRTSAVAIIKHANPCGVAEGSSLKDAYEKALRCDPVSAFGGIVALNQTLDAAAAEEIVKVFTEVIIAPDADEAAREIIAAKKNLRLLTTGGLADARAEGLFVKSVAGGLLVQSRDNGVVDDLDLKVVTKRAPSDQEMQDLKFAFRVAKHVKSNAIVYVKDGATVGVGAGQMSRVDSARIAARKALDATEAAGLSEPLTKGCVVASDAFFPFADGLLSAAEAGATAVIQPGGSMRDEDVIKAADEAGLAMVMTGMRHFRH
- a CDS encoding methyl-accepting chemotaxis protein yields the protein MFKNAKVTTKLVGVSVATLAVALVGGIGVIGWQASEMTHSLAVAQADAVAEDQAQLVQRTMENGLVTAQSLAAALTGLKSTGNQDRAQWMAIVEETLHKNVDFSGTWGAIPHDGLDGKDTEFVKADKHDDSGMWRPYFFRLADGKLGYRPMGDLEMDQPGKSLWFNVPYKSGKDYVTEPYSWEADGKTVTGVSFGIPVKEGSKVIGVAGGDIMLTPLSDALGEQKPLGTGSVHLLSQNGAWIAHPDAAVLGKEWAEGRSEMDLAVQDQLLAAINKGEAFSYHGYSNTLGADVLRIVKPVSIGRTDAKLAVVVNVPEATLYAARAQIITMIAGVGLVLLLVVAASIYIVGTNIVRRPLERAVGSIQALIDRRYEEPIHDTDRNDEIGEISQALEVFRDKAQQAEALAAKQEETQRQQLARAQKISEISQDFDRQITELTGTVMSQVEDLNGASVTLTAGADDTSEKSTTVAAASEEASSNVETVASAAEELMASVGEISRQMTQSTEIAAHAVEQAQTTNSKIEGLAEAAQRISEVVKLITDIAEQTNLLALNATIEAARAGEAGKGFAVVAAEVKELANQTAKATEEISTQIQSVQSETAGSVDAIKGISETIEKMNDISSSIQSSVEQQGMATEEIARNIQEASNGTQEVAQNIVKVAASADDTGNAARQVSQSANVLQSEAVRLKQEVDSFLQNVRDVA
- a CDS encoding MFS transporter; protein product: MTAASETDIERPDRRAVVSWGLFDWAAQPFFTLITTFVFAPYFASVLADTPEQGQSLWGYATAAAGLGIALLAPILGSIADATGRRKLWIFCFSVPFVLCCWAFWYAAPGNPNGVVIALCAFALGTLSIEIATVFNNAMMPQLVPPTHIGRLSSFGWALGYASGLVSLVIVLGFLAASPDSGKTLLGFVPLFGLDPTTSEGDQASGPFSAIWYVIFVLPLFLFVPDSNHRQKLGPAIQKGLADLIESLKHARAQRNVFLFLLANMVFKDGLVALFAFGGIYAAGQLGWGSLQIGSFGIILTITGTLGLILSGKLDDRFGPKLVIAFSLIVLMICGLGMISVDKTTVFFVIKTAAAPDGGLFASLPEQIFITLGGIIGAASGPLQASCRSLLIQLAPKEQITQYFGLLALSGKVTSFLAPLAVALVTAATNSQPAGMSVILVFFAAGLALLLLVKEKRAIH